Proteins encoded in a region of the Halosimplex halophilum genome:
- a CDS encoding DUF7521 family protein, which yields MTPTPPATALAPLQTSLAWAELALLGIDLTSALVGVLISYIAYRGYQRTGSRAMAFVAAGFVLIMVVPWLGFVATLVVGSSRPVELGVGAVSEVSQLLGTLAILYGIRLETGG from the coding sequence ATGACACCGACACCGCCCGCGACCGCGCTCGCGCCGCTCCAGACCAGCCTCGCGTGGGCCGAGCTCGCCCTGCTCGGCATCGACCTGACCTCGGCGCTGGTCGGCGTCCTCATCAGCTACATCGCCTACCGGGGGTACCAGCGGACCGGCAGCCGCGCGATGGCCTTCGTCGCCGCCGGCTTCGTGCTGATCATGGTCGTCCCGTGGCTCGGGTTCGTCGCCACGCTCGTCGTCGGCTCCTCGCGGCCGGTCGAACTCGGCGTCGGCGCCGTCTCCGAGGTGAGCCAGCTACTGGGCACGCTCGCCATCCTCTACGGGATCCGGCTGGAGACGGGCGGGTAG
- a CDS encoding winged helix-turn-helix domain-containing protein has product MSADDEVESLAALLADDTVRCLLLATRGEPLSAAEIADRCGVSETTVYRRIEELTARDLVVEHTELDDGGHHSTYEAALDRVTVDVTDDGFEVSVERRDSMADAFTRLIEDL; this is encoded by the coding sequence GTGAGCGCGGACGACGAGGTCGAGTCGCTCGCGGCCCTGCTGGCGGACGACACCGTCCGGTGTCTGCTCCTGGCGACGCGCGGGGAGCCGCTGTCGGCCGCGGAGATCGCCGACCGCTGCGGCGTCTCCGAGACGACGGTCTACCGCCGGATCGAGGAGCTGACGGCCCGCGACCTCGTGGTCGAGCACACCGAACTCGACGACGGCGGCCACCACAGCACCTACGAGGCGGCGCTGGACCGCGTGACCGTCGACGTGACCGACGACGGGTTCGAGGTCTCCGTCGAGCGCCGCGACAGCATGGCCGACGCGTTCACCCGACTCATCGAAGACCTATGA
- a CDS encoding DUF3784 domain-containing protein, producing MTPALPSGAVSVALGGALVAVGYLIAVRGWTFLIAGFDRTSSADPDAVGNVVGNAVIRVGLAVAVVAGATGAGYLPDEANLALTAAILLVVARLLYRVNVVLPRQSAEGNGA from the coding sequence ATGACGCCTGCCCTCCCCAGCGGCGCTGTATCGGTCGCGCTCGGCGGCGCGCTCGTCGCCGTCGGGTACCTGATCGCCGTCCGCGGCTGGACGTTCCTGATCGCCGGGTTCGACCGCACGTCTTCGGCCGACCCCGACGCGGTCGGAAACGTCGTCGGCAACGCCGTCATCCGGGTCGGCCTCGCCGTGGCCGTCGTCGCCGGGGCCACCGGCGCGGGCTACCTGCCCGACGAGGCGAACCTCGCGCTCACCGCGGCGATCCTCCTCGTCGTCGCGCGACTGCTCTACCGCGTGAACGTCGTCCTCCCCCGCCAGTCCGCGGAGGGCAACGGCGCATGA